In Granulicella mallensis MP5ACTX8, the sequence CTACGACATCCTTGCCGAGACGCCCGGTGAGGTCCGGCCGACGCATGACGAACAGATGGCGATGCTGCGGAAGCTGCTGGCGGAACGATTTAAACTCACCTTTCATCGCGAGCAGAAAGAGTTCTCGATCTATGCGCTGGAAGTTGCCAAGGGCGGACCGAAGCTCAAGGCAAGTACGGCTTCTCCAGATGAGCCTGCGGCGCTCATCAGCACGGTCTATCCGCAGCACATCCTGTTACCGGCAAGAAATACGACGATGGGTGAGTTTACTTCCATGATGCAACGGGCCATCCTCGACCGCCCGGTCGTGGATCGGACCGGACTCACGGGGAAGTATGACTTCGACCTGGAGTGGGCGCCGGACGAGACACAGTTGAACGGAGACGTGACCGGGGCTCCTGCGGAGTCTCCCGCGGCGCCTTTGTTTTCTGCTATTCAGCAACAGATCGGTTTGAGGCTGGAGGCGATGAGGGGGCCGGTGGATGCGTTCGTTGTCGATAAGGCGGAGCGGCCGACGGAGAACTGATTTTTCAGCGCGTAGTTCGCTGATCGATGTTTCAGCACAGGAGGCGGAGGGAACGCGTCCGTGGCGAAATTCGCCGACCATATTGCCCCCTATTTCAATCGGTCACTACCGATAAGCCGGACATATCGGTACTGATCCGAACCTCGTTGAATCAATGTGAGATGCCTGTCTGCCCAATCCCACACTGTATTGCTGCTTTGAGAACATCCACTTTTATATCTGCCAAGGTCTTGAACTTGATGCAATACCCAGTCACGCTTGCTTTGCCGAGATCCTGCCCGAATGTCTGCGCCAGGTACTTCTTGTCGTCGATTCCAAGGATGTAGACGGAAATGCCTGTTGTGTTGGCACTCATGCCTATTTGGTAGAACTCCCTGGTTTTTCCGTTGGCATATTGAATGCTTCGGGATCCATATCCAACGTTTGGGTTGGAGACGATTTTTCCTTTCTCGTCTTTTCCATCTAAGAACCACAACTGACAAGCTGGCATCAATGCCGACATCATGTCATGTAGCTCTCGCATTTCGCTTTGCTTTGGTTCCGGTTGAGTGGCAATGTACTGCTCGATCTGTTCCTGCACCGTCATGTTGATCTCCTTGGCGTAGCGGTAAGCCAGTGTTCCAGGAAAACCAGATTGTTTGGGCCTTAGGACCGGTGTCAATCGATGAAAATGATAGCCGAGCATTGTGACCAATACCAAATCTTGCCTGAACTTTCAGGCCGAACACACTTTGACCTGCCGTTGGCTGCGAC encodes:
- a CDS encoding TIGR03435 family protein, with translation MIRQTVIVALILSASGIVAQAPAPRPKFDTFEVATIKLVDSDAKTGRFIKMEGLHRFIGKDYTLKLLIAAAYSLNPRTISGGPGWTESEHYDILAETPGEVRPTHDEQMAMLRKLLAERFKLTFHREQKEFSIYALEVAKGGPKLKASTASPDEPAALISTVYPQHILLPARNTTMGEFTSMMQRAILDRPVVDRTGLTGKYDFDLEWAPDETQLNGDVTGAPAESPAAPLFSAIQQQIGLRLEAMRGPVDAFVVDKAERPTEN
- a CDS encoding DUF1801 domain-containing protein → MTVQEQIEQYIATQPEPKQSEMRELHDMMSALMPACQLWFLDGKDEKGKIVSNPNVGYGSRSIQYANGKTREFYQIGMSANTTGISVYILGIDDKKYLAQTFGQDLGKASVTGYCIKFKTLADIKVDVLKAAIQCGIGQTGISH